In the genome of Desulfobacteraceae bacterium, the window GCCAGTACGTCCAGCAGCGGCAGGCCGAAGGCGGCGGTCTTGCCGGTGCCGGTCTGGGCCTGGCCGATCACGTCTGAGCCCGCCAGCAGCTCGGGGATGACGGCCTCCTGGATGGGGGTGGGGGCGCTGTAGCCCATTTCGGTTACGGCCTGCACCAGCTGCGGGTGCAGGTTTAATTCACTGAATTGGATGGTCATAATCCTCCGGCGCTTGGTTTGAGATCTCCCCCGGGTCGCCTGGCCCTTGCGGTCCATGCCCCTTTTGCGGCCAGCAGTTGACGCGCCTTCCCCAGAGGCGAGCCGGACTGTTGCAACAAAAAAGCCCGGGCCTTGGGGCCGGGCAACCATGTGGAAAATTTAAAACCGAATGTTTTTAAGTTTTAGGATTCGCATGCGGGTTGCGGGTTGAGCGAGACCCTTATAAACCAGTTGCGGGGCAAATGCAAGGCGCCCCGGCCGCCGGCCACGGGAAAGGAAACTGATTTTATGGACCAAAATCGCCTCAAAAACCTGCTCGCCGACCTGCAGGCCGGCCGGGTGGACCTGTCGACCGCCGTGGTGCAGCTGGAAAAGCTGCCCTTCGAGGATATCGGCTACGCCAAGATCGATCACCACCGCTGCTGCCGCACGGGCGTCTCGGAGGTGATTTACTGCGAGGGCAAAACTCTTGCCCAGGTCCAGGGCATCGTGACCCGCCTGGCCGCTGGCCACGACAATATTCTGGCCACCCGCGCCGCTCGGGAGGTGTTCGAGGCGGTTCGGGAGGTTGCGCCGGACTGCAGCTACCATGAAACGGCCCGCATCGTGGTGGTCAAGCCCCGGCCGCTGGCGCCCATCGGGAATATCGCCGTGCTGTGTGCGGGGACCTCGGATATCCCGGTGGCCGAAGAGGCCGCCGTGACCGCCGAAGTCCTGGGCAGCCGCGTCGCGCGGATCTACGATGTGGGCGTAGCCGGAATTCACCGTCTGCTGGATAAATGTGAGCAGCTCGGCCGGGCCAACGTGGCGGTGGTGGTGGCGGGCATGGAAGGCGCTCTCACCAGCGTGGTGGGGGGGCTTGTGCCCTACCCGGTGATCGGGGTTCCCACCAGCATTGGCTACGGTGCCAGCTTCGGCGGGCTGGCCGCCCTGCTGGCGATGCTCAACAGCTGTGCTGCAGGGGTTTCGGTGGTCAATATCGACAACGGCTTCGGGGCCGGCTACCAGGCGGCGCTGATCAACCGCCTGGCCGTTTGCGGAACGCCGGAAAGTGAAACTGTGGGGGATCACGACGGATGAAGATTGGCTATTTCGACTGTTTTGCCGGGGCCAGCGGCGACAT includes:
- the larB gene encoding nickel pincer cofactor biosynthesis protein LarB — encoded protein: MDQNRLKNLLADLQAGRVDLSTAVVQLEKLPFEDIGYAKIDHHRCCRTGVSEVIYCEGKTLAQVQGIVTRLAAGHDNILATRAAREVFEAVREVAPDCSYHETARIVVVKPRPLAPIGNIAVLCAGTSDIPVAEEAAVTAEVLGSRVARIYDVGVAGIHRLLDKCEQLGRANVAVVVAGMEGALTSVVGGLVPYPVIGVPTSIGYGASFGGLAALLAMLNSCAAGVSVVNIDNGFGAGYQAALINRLAVCGTPESETVGDHDG